A portion of the Krasilnikovia cinnamomea genome contains these proteins:
- a CDS encoding alpha-galactosidase translates to MTAVELSGDGTTVAIHTLATTYALRLDPEAGSVRPMHWGARIGVDALAAVPARPSPHPDTFEAPWDAAEDYPVQGGRAFGPAALGCWFPDGSTGLELRIVSHHATADQFTVSLADRHQPLAVDLHYRPAPGTDVIERWAVVRHTGDAGNAAGTGAVVLHRHDSGAWCVPPRDDYRMSHVTGAWSAEGRLHRTQLPTAETHLTSRRGVTGHHANPWIMIDDGTAEEQRGEVWSMALATSGSWRLVASRTHAGRCAVAGGAGHDGVRHELRPGESLTTPLFAGLYTSGGFGAASRAWHTYQRREVLPHPGELRPVLYNSWEATTFDVTAEGQLALARLAADLGVEMFVVDDGWFGGRTSDRAGLGDWFANPHRFPNGLRPLADEIRGLGMDFGLWVEPEMTNPDSDLYRSHPEWVHHTPGHRRTELRHQLVLDFGRPDVREWAARWLDQLVRDTAAGFLKWDFNRPLTEAADPAWTQHAAGLYEVIDRLRAAHPDLRIESCAGGGGRIDLGILRRTDQCWTSDNTDAVDRLEIQHGHAQVYAPATMVAWVTDSPNPLTGREVPLRFRFHVAMTGVLGIGGDLTRWSPGELAEAREMVAVYRDIREVVQHGDLYRLRPPHSATSALQYVRENRIAVFTFRVDADFAPGLQSLPLTALDPQAVYRDEDTGATYPASLLSGPGLPVTLPDGAHASSLIRLHRVVD, encoded by the coding sequence GTGACCGCAGTCGAACTCTCCGGCGACGGCACCACCGTGGCGATCCACACCCTCGCCACGACCTACGCGCTGCGCCTCGACCCCGAGGCGGGCAGCGTCCGCCCCATGCACTGGGGAGCGCGCATCGGCGTCGACGCGCTCGCTGCGGTGCCCGCGCGCCCGTCCCCGCACCCGGACACCTTTGAGGCCCCCTGGGATGCCGCCGAGGACTATCCGGTCCAGGGTGGACGGGCGTTCGGACCGGCGGCGCTCGGCTGCTGGTTCCCCGACGGGAGCACCGGACTCGAACTGCGGATCGTCTCCCACCACGCCACCGCCGACCAGTTCACGGTCAGCCTGGCGGACCGGCACCAGCCGCTCGCCGTCGACCTGCACTACCGTCCGGCTCCCGGCACCGACGTGATCGAGCGCTGGGCCGTGGTCCGGCACACCGGCGACGCCGGGAACGCCGCCGGGACCGGGGCGGTCGTGCTGCACCGGCATGACTCCGGAGCCTGGTGCGTACCACCACGCGACGACTACCGCATGAGTCACGTCACGGGCGCCTGGTCGGCCGAAGGCCGCCTGCACCGGACGCAGCTGCCCACGGCCGAGACCCACCTCACCAGCCGGCGCGGAGTGACCGGACACCACGCCAACCCCTGGATCATGATCGACGACGGTACGGCCGAGGAGCAGCGCGGCGAGGTCTGGTCGATGGCGCTGGCCACCAGCGGATCCTGGCGCCTGGTCGCCTCCCGAACCCACGCCGGCCGCTGCGCAGTCGCCGGCGGGGCCGGACACGACGGCGTACGGCACGAGTTGCGGCCCGGTGAATCGTTGACCACTCCCCTGTTCGCCGGGCTCTACACCAGCGGCGGATTCGGCGCGGCCAGCCGAGCATGGCACACCTACCAGCGCCGGGAGGTGCTGCCGCACCCAGGCGAGTTGCGACCGGTCCTCTACAACTCCTGGGAAGCCACCACCTTCGACGTCACGGCCGAAGGCCAGCTCGCGCTCGCCAGACTCGCCGCAGACCTCGGCGTCGAAATGTTCGTCGTCGACGACGGCTGGTTCGGCGGCCGAACCAGCGACCGCGCCGGACTGGGCGACTGGTTCGCGAATCCCCACCGGTTCCCGAACGGTCTACGTCCCCTCGCCGACGAGATCCGCGGCCTCGGCATGGATTTCGGGCTCTGGGTCGAGCCGGAGATGACCAACCCCGACAGCGACCTGTACCGCAGCCATCCGGAATGGGTGCACCACACCCCCGGCCACCGGCGCACCGAGCTGCGCCACCAGCTGGTCCTCGACTTCGGCCGCCCCGACGTCCGCGAATGGGCCGCACGCTGGCTCGACCAGCTCGTCCGCGACACCGCTGCCGGCTTCCTCAAGTGGGATTTCAACCGGCCGCTCACCGAGGCCGCCGACCCCGCCTGGACGCAGCACGCCGCGGGCCTGTATGAGGTCATCGACCGGCTCCGCGCCGCCCACCCGGACCTGCGCATCGAATCCTGCGCAGGTGGCGGCGGCCGGATCGACCTCGGCATCCTGCGGCGCACGGACCAATGCTGGACCAGCGACAACACCGATGCCGTGGACCGGCTGGAGATCCAGCACGGGCATGCCCAGGTCTACGCCCCCGCCACGATGGTCGCCTGGGTCACCGACAGCCCCAACCCGCTGACCGGGCGTGAGGTGCCGCTGCGCTTCCGCTTCCACGTGGCGATGACCGGAGTGCTCGGCATCGGCGGCGATCTGACCCGGTGGAGCCCAGGCGAGCTGGCGGAGGCGCGCGAGATGGTCGCGGTGTACCGCGACATCCGGGAGGTGGTGCAGCACGGCGACCTGTACCGGCTGCGCCCGCCGCACTCCGCGACGTCCGCCCTGCAGTACGTCCGCGAGAACCGCATCGCCGTCTTCACGTTCCGGGTCGACGCGGACTTTGCGCCCGGCCTACAGTCGCTGCCGCTGACGGCACTGGATCCCCAGGCGGTGTACCGCGACGAGGACACCGGGGCCACGTATCCGGCATCGCTGCTGTCGGGGCCGGGCCTGCCGGTGACCCTTCCGGACGGTGCGCACGCCAGCTCACTGATCCGCCTGCACCGCGTCGTGGATTGA
- a CDS encoding MurR/RpiR family transcriptional regulator, translating into MTERVGVAAVIRARLGECSPGERKVGRALLATYPAAGLETVAALADRAGVSAPTVLRFLSRLGFGGFPEFQRVLREELAEREISPLAAYAAAPGTTSSPLSRAAEVLPGAVAGTLTDLPEAELHRAVRLLSNRQLRVTAAGGRFSALLAQYLVFHLMQLRGTSRLLPAGPVERVDALVDVGRRDLFVLFDFRRYEASTLELARTVTHRGARVILCTDRWLSPIAGLAEVVLPSRVDSPSLYDSFVPALALLEALVAGVIDELGAVAQSRLAAIEAASQPYL; encoded by the coding sequence ATGACGGAGCGGGTGGGGGTGGCGGCGGTCATTCGCGCCCGGCTGGGCGAGTGCAGCCCGGGTGAGCGCAAGGTGGGCCGGGCGTTGCTCGCGACGTACCCGGCGGCCGGGCTGGAGACGGTCGCGGCGCTGGCAGACCGGGCCGGGGTGAGCGCGCCGACCGTGCTGCGCTTCCTGTCCCGGCTGGGTTTCGGCGGCTTCCCCGAGTTTCAGCGGGTGCTGCGCGAGGAGCTCGCCGAGCGGGAGATCTCGCCGCTGGCGGCGTACGCGGCGGCGCCGGGCACGACGTCCAGCCCACTCTCACGTGCCGCCGAGGTGCTACCCGGGGCGGTCGCGGGAACCCTCACCGACCTGCCCGAGGCGGAGCTGCACCGCGCCGTGCGGCTGCTGTCCAACCGGCAGCTACGGGTGACCGCGGCAGGCGGCCGGTTCTCCGCCCTGCTCGCGCAGTACCTGGTCTTTCATCTCATGCAGCTGCGTGGCACCAGCCGCCTGCTGCCCGCCGGTCCGGTGGAGCGGGTCGACGCCCTGGTTGACGTGGGGCGCCGCGACCTGTTCGTGCTGTTCGACTTCCGGCGCTACGAGGCGTCGACGCTGGAGCTGGCGCGCACGGTCACGCACCGCGGCGCACGGGTGATCCTGTGTACCGACCGGTGGCTGTCCCCGATCGCCGGCCTCGCCGAGGTGGTGTTGCCGAGCCGGGTCGACTCACCGTCGCTGTACGACAGCTTCGTGCCCGCCCTGGCGCTGCTCGAGGCCCTCGTCGCCGGGGTGATCGACGAGCTGGGAGCCGTGGCGCAGAGCCGCCTGGCCGCCATCGAGGCGGCCAGCCAGCCCTACCTCTGA
- a CDS encoding LacI family DNA-binding transcriptional regulator gives MHDVAAAAGVSRGTVSRVINGGYVSPRARAAIEAAIAEVGYVPNTAARNLVTQRSQAVGFVVLEPHVLFLEDPNIGAIMLGANATLSDADYQMVNLVVDSERDTQRVSRYLSGGFVDGVIIVSARTHDPIIRVLAQVGIPAAFVGHPRDLDRGIPFVGIDNTGSARLITERLMATGRRRIGMIAAAVDRDSGADRVDGFRAALGPRFDPDLVAEVPLYDYSWGAKGMRSLLEREPAIDGVFAGSDALAAGALEVLREAGLSVPRDVGVVGFDDSAWAVRTQPQLSTIHQPAAKLGAQAADLVLRQLRGEPYASEGILLPTPIVWRGSA, from the coding sequence GTGCATGACGTCGCGGCCGCCGCCGGCGTCTCGCGCGGGACGGTGAGCCGGGTCATCAACGGCGGATACGTCTCGCCACGGGCCCGGGCCGCGATCGAAGCGGCCATCGCCGAAGTCGGATACGTGCCCAACACCGCCGCCCGCAACCTCGTCACCCAGCGCTCACAGGCCGTGGGGTTCGTCGTCCTGGAGCCGCATGTCCTCTTCCTCGAGGACCCCAACATCGGGGCGATCATGCTCGGCGCCAACGCGACGCTGTCCGATGCCGACTATCAGATGGTCAACCTCGTGGTGGATTCCGAACGCGACACCCAACGGGTCAGCCGCTACCTCAGCGGCGGCTTCGTCGACGGCGTGATCATCGTCTCCGCCCGCACCCACGACCCGATCATCCGCGTGCTCGCCCAGGTCGGCATACCGGCCGCGTTCGTCGGGCATCCACGCGACCTGGACCGAGGTATCCCGTTCGTCGGCATCGACAACACCGGGTCCGCACGGCTGATCACCGAACGGCTCATGGCCACCGGCCGTCGCCGGATCGGCATGATCGCCGCCGCGGTCGACCGCGACTCCGGAGCCGACCGCGTCGACGGTTTCCGCGCGGCCCTCGGGCCGCGCTTCGACCCGGACCTGGTCGCGGAGGTCCCGCTCTACGACTACTCGTGGGGCGCCAAGGGCATGCGGTCACTGCTCGAACGTGAACCGGCGATCGACGGTGTCTTCGCCGGCTCCGACGCGCTGGCGGCCGGGGCGCTGGAGGTGTTGCGCGAGGCCGGGCTGTCCGTGCCCCGCGACGTCGGCGTGGTCGGCTTCGACGACAGCGCCTGGGCCGTTCGCACCCAGCCGCAGCTGTCCACCATCCACCAACCCGCGGCGAAGCTGGGCGCACAGGCCGCCGACCTGGTGCTGCGGCAGCTGCGCGGCGAGCCCTACGCGAGCGAGGGCATTCTGCTACCCACCCCCATCGTCTGGCGCGGCTCCGCCTGA
- a CDS encoding transporter substrate-binding domain-containing protein, which produces MRLKSVAPSVTAITVLLAAGCGSTTDGGAAATPAKTVTVTVEGAGTVTTDTRLASNVPDDVRAKGTVTIATNAPYQPFIDFAAEGRTDAFKGLDHDLLTAASAKLGLATTFSQQPFDGLIPGLQAAKYDAIAGGITDKKERHQVATFVDYSASGTGFLVLAGNPQGIRTVTDLCGRKVAAQKASNQAKHLAEYSAQSCAARPIAVQEYPENPQAVQALLAGNADAVAATQVNLTDIAAGLSGKAELVQDPTQPNGWRASPNGFGFLKSRKDLAEAYRAALQALIDDGTYAKILAHYKQQPIALTSITVDQAID; this is translated from the coding sequence ATGCGCCTCAAATCCGTAGCGCCGTCCGTGACGGCGATAACCGTTCTCCTTGCCGCCGGATGCGGCTCCACCACCGACGGCGGCGCGGCCGCCACCCCGGCCAAAACCGTGACCGTGACCGTCGAGGGCGCGGGCACGGTCACCACGGACACGCGACTCGCGTCCAACGTGCCCGACGACGTCCGCGCCAAAGGCACCGTCACCATCGCCACCAACGCGCCCTACCAGCCCTTCATCGATTTCGCCGCCGAGGGCCGCACGGACGCGTTCAAGGGCCTGGACCACGACCTGCTCACGGCCGCGTCCGCCAAGCTCGGCCTCGCCACGACCTTCTCCCAGCAGCCGTTCGACGGGCTGATCCCTGGCCTGCAGGCCGCCAAGTACGACGCCATCGCGGGCGGCATCACGGACAAGAAGGAACGGCACCAGGTCGCGACGTTCGTCGACTACTCCGCCTCCGGCACCGGCTTCCTCGTCCTCGCGGGCAACCCGCAGGGCATCAGGACGGTCACCGACCTGTGCGGCCGGAAGGTCGCGGCGCAGAAGGCCAGCAACCAGGCCAAGCACCTGGCCGAGTACAGCGCCCAGAGCTGCGCCGCCCGCCCCATCGCCGTACAGGAATACCCGGAGAACCCGCAGGCGGTGCAGGCCCTGTTGGCCGGCAACGCCGACGCGGTCGCCGCGACCCAGGTCAACCTCACCGACATCGCCGCCGGGCTGAGCGGCAAGGCGGAACTCGTCCAGGATCCCACCCAACCCAACGGCTGGCGGGCCAGCCCGAACGGGTTCGGCTTCCTCAAGTCGCGCAAGGACCTGGCCGAGGCGTACCGAGCCGCGTTGCAGGCCCTGATCGACGACGGCACCTACGCCAAGATCCTGGCGCACTACAAGCAGCAGCCGATCGCCCTGACCAGCATCACCGTGGACCAGGCGATCGACTGA